A DNA window from Bradyrhizobium sp. CCBAU 53421 contains the following coding sequences:
- a CDS encoding NADH:flavin oxidoreductase/NADH oxidase — MSQPFLFQPITLRGVTSRNRILISPMCQYSATDGLANDWHLVHLGKFAQGGAGLVMVEAAAVTAEGRITHGDVGIWNDEQIAPLERIAAFLKDNGAVPSIQLAHAGRKASMQRPWYGNAALDAADRARGDLPWRTVAPSAIPMEEGWLMPHALEIAELAVLREHWRRATLRAVEAGFEFVEVHCAHGYLLHEFLSPLSNRRSDAYGGDRAGRMRYPLEIIETVRAAWPAERPLAVRISSVDGVDGGLTLEDQIAFAREAKARGADLIDCSSGGLLGSATAARIPRGYGFQVPYAEEIRRAAEVATIAVGLILHPQQAEDVLASGQADLVAIGREALFDPNWPLHAELALGGGSGEVFASWPKQYGWWLERREPGLRRLEGPPLPFRNV, encoded by the coding sequence ATGTCGCAGCCGTTCTTGTTTCAGCCGATCACGCTTCGCGGCGTGACCTCCCGAAACCGCATCCTGATTTCACCGATGTGCCAGTATTCGGCGACCGACGGCCTCGCCAATGACTGGCATCTTGTTCATCTTGGCAAATTCGCCCAGGGCGGCGCCGGGCTCGTGATGGTCGAGGCCGCGGCGGTCACCGCCGAGGGGCGCATCACCCATGGCGACGTCGGCATCTGGAACGACGAGCAGATCGCACCGCTCGAACGCATCGCCGCTTTCCTGAAGGACAACGGCGCGGTGCCCTCGATCCAGCTTGCGCATGCCGGCCGCAAGGCCAGCATGCAGCGCCCATGGTACGGCAATGCCGCGCTCGACGCGGCCGACCGCGCTCGCGGCGATTTGCCGTGGCGCACGGTGGCGCCGAGTGCGATCCCGATGGAGGAAGGCTGGCTGATGCCGCACGCGCTCGAAATTGCCGAGCTCGCCGTGCTGCGCGAGCATTGGCGCCGCGCCACCTTGCGCGCGGTCGAGGCCGGCTTCGAATTCGTCGAGGTGCATTGCGCGCACGGCTATCTGCTGCACGAATTCCTGTCGCCCTTGTCGAACCGCCGCAGCGACGCCTATGGCGGCGACCGCGCCGGGCGGATGCGCTATCCGCTCGAGATCATCGAGACCGTGCGTGCCGCCTGGCCCGCGGAGCGGCCGCTGGCGGTGCGCATCTCCTCGGTCGATGGTGTCGATGGCGGCCTGACGCTCGAGGATCAGATCGCATTCGCGCGCGAAGCCAAGGCGCGCGGCGCCGATCTGATCGATTGTTCGTCGGGCGGCCTGCTCGGCTCGGCAACCGCGGCGCGGATTCCGCGCGGCTATGGCTTCCAGGTGCCCTATGCGGAGGAAATCCGCCGCGCCGCCGAGGTTGCGACCATCGCGGTCGGGCTGATCCTGCATCCGCAGCAGGCGGAGGATGTCCTGGCCAGCGGCCAGGCCGATCTGGTCGCGATCGGGCGCGAGGCGCTGTTCGATCCGAACTGGCCGCTGCATGCCGAGCTTGCGCTGGGCGGCGGAAGCGGCGAGGTGTTCGCGTCCTGGCCGAAGCAGTATGGTTGGTGGCTGGAGCGGCGCGAGCCGGGCCTGCGCAGACTCGAAGGGCCGCCGCTGCCGTTCCGCAACGTGTGA
- a CDS encoding DUF445 domain-containing protein, protein MLPPEDTRLRDLRRMRALATALLVLMLLVFLATSMAQPHWPWLAYPRAFAEAGMIGACADWFAVVALFRHPLGVPIPHTAIVPQSKQRIAVALGRFIANNFLSPRVVGDRIRDVDIAGWAAHWIERPSHARSAAQRTVSAVHQALQATPSAELNSFLTRRTRQGIAAVPVAPLASRVLALLWAHGDAQALVERLINSASEALANNKETIRKKVSQRSYRFVPKWVDGIVADRVISGIGQTLDEMREPNHPWRIELKAEVERLIDRLATDPDYLARGEELKQRMLDNPAVIRQIDAMWQAIEARLNSAATSAAIADAIETALISLAARVRDDAEMRDRINRWLRVAALRALASRRQEIAAFIRKVVENWDTETLIMRIELQVGRDLQFIRINGTVVGGLVGLLIFSVSRWL, encoded by the coding sequence GTGCTTCCGCCTGAGGACACCAGGCTGCGCGACCTGCGCCGCATGCGAGCACTCGCCACGGCCCTGCTCGTGCTGATGCTGCTGGTGTTTCTGGCGACCTCGATGGCGCAGCCGCACTGGCCGTGGCTGGCCTATCCGCGCGCCTTCGCAGAAGCCGGCATGATCGGCGCCTGCGCCGACTGGTTCGCGGTCGTCGCGCTGTTCCGCCATCCGCTCGGCGTCCCGATCCCGCACACCGCGATCGTTCCGCAGAGCAAGCAGCGCATCGCGGTGGCGCTGGGCCGCTTCATCGCCAACAACTTCCTGTCGCCCCGCGTGGTCGGCGACCGCATCCGCGACGTCGATATCGCCGGCTGGGCGGCGCACTGGATCGAGCGGCCGTCGCACGCCCGCAGCGCCGCGCAACGCACGGTCTCGGCGGTCCACCAGGCTCTGCAGGCGACGCCGAGCGCCGAGCTCAATTCCTTCCTGACCCGCCGAACCCGGCAGGGGATCGCGGCAGTTCCGGTGGCTCCGCTCGCATCGCGCGTGCTGGCGCTGTTGTGGGCGCATGGCGACGCGCAGGCGCTCGTCGAGCGCCTGATCAATTCGGCGAGCGAGGCGCTCGCCAACAACAAGGAGACCATCCGCAAGAAGGTCTCGCAGCGCTCCTACCGCTTCGTGCCGAAATGGGTCGACGGCATCGTGGCCGACCGCGTCATCTCCGGCATCGGTCAGACCCTCGACGAGATGCGCGAGCCAAACCATCCCTGGCGGATCGAACTCAAGGCCGAGGTCGAGCGTCTGATCGACCGGCTCGCCACCGATCCCGACTACCTCGCCAGGGGCGAAGAGCTGAAGCAGCGCATGCTCGACAATCCTGCCGTGATCCGGCAGATCGACGCGATGTGGCAGGCGATCGAGGCTCGGCTGAACTCTGCGGCGACCTCGGCCGCGATCGCGGATGCCATCGAAACCGCGCTGATCTCGCTTGCCGCCCGGGTCCGTGACGATGCCGAGATGCGCGACCGCATCAACCGCTGGCTTCGGGTCGCCGCGCTGCGCGCCCTCGCCTCGCGCCGCCAGGAGATCGCAGCCTTCATCCGCAAGGTGGTCGAGAACTGGGACACCGAAACGCTGATCATGCGGATCGAATTGCAGGTCGGGCGCGATCTGCAATTCATCCGGATCAACGGCACCGTCGTCGGCGGGCTGGTCGGCCTGCTGATCTTCTCCGTCTCGCGCTGGCTTTAG
- a CDS encoding dihydrodipicolinate synthase family protein gives MTNSAQRPYRGVFPVAPTIFDAGGNLDLDGQRRCIDFMIDAGSHGICILANFSEQFVLTDAERETVMHAVLEHVAGRIPVIVTTTHFSSAVCAARSREAEAAGAAMVMIMPPYHGATFRVGEPAIYEFYRTVSDAINIPIMIQDAPVAGTPLSVDLLARMAKELANIRYFKIEVPMAANKLRGLIEKGGSVIEGPWDGEEAITLMADLDAGATGAMTGGGYPDGIRQIIDPFFAGRRDEAVQAYARWLPLINYENRQCGLQACKVLMREGGVIKSDAVRHPLQPLHPATRVGLIEIARALDPVVLRWGR, from the coding sequence ATGACGAATTCGGCACAGCGTCCCTATCGCGGCGTGTTCCCGGTGGCGCCGACGATCTTCGACGCCGGCGGCAACCTCGATCTCGACGGGCAGCGGCGCTGCATCGATTTCATGATCGATGCCGGCTCGCACGGCATCTGCATCCTCGCCAACTTCTCCGAGCAGTTCGTGCTGACCGATGCCGAGCGCGAGACCGTGATGCATGCCGTGCTCGAGCACGTCGCGGGCCGCATTCCCGTGATCGTCACCACCACGCATTTCTCCTCGGCGGTGTGTGCTGCGCGCAGCCGCGAGGCGGAGGCCGCCGGTGCCGCGATGGTGATGATCATGCCGCCCTATCACGGCGCGACCTTCCGCGTTGGCGAGCCGGCGATCTACGAGTTCTATCGGACGGTGTCGGATGCCATCAACATCCCGATCATGATCCAGGATGCGCCGGTCGCGGGCACGCCGCTGTCGGTGGACTTGCTGGCGCGGATGGCGAAGGAACTCGCCAACATCAGGTACTTCAAGATCGAGGTGCCGATGGCCGCGAACAAGCTGCGCGGCCTGATCGAGAAGGGCGGCAGCGTGATCGAGGGACCGTGGGACGGCGAGGAGGCGATCACGCTGATGGCCGATCTCGATGCCGGCGCCACCGGAGCGATGACCGGCGGGGGCTATCCCGACGGCATCCGCCAGATCATCGATCCGTTCTTCGCCGGCCGCCGCGACGAGGCCGTGCAGGCCTACGCGCGCTGGCTGCCGCTGATCAATTACGAGAACCGCCAATGCGGACTGCAGGCCTGCAAGGTGCTGATGCGCGAAGGCGGTGTCATCAAGTCGGACGCAGTGCGGCACCCGTTGCAACCGCTGCATCCGGCGACGCGCGTCGGCCTGATCGAGATCGCGCGCGCGCTCGATCCGGTCGTGCTGCGCTGGGGGCGCTGA